The Limibacter armeniacum sequence TTACAGGTAAAAGCTCTTGGGCTTATACAAATGAGCTGAGTGGAGTACAGTTGGGTGAGACTAACTTTACTGAAGTAAACCCTAATGGTGTACACGGTGCAAATACAGCACATGTAAAAGAATATATTGATTTTGCAGCTGAGCACGGCTTTGATGGCGTGTTGGTAGAAGGCTGGAATGTAGGTTGGGAAGATTGGTTCGGTAAGTCAAAAGACTATGTGTTTGACTTCGTGACTCCTTACCCTGACTTTGATGTAAAAGGTATTCAGGAATACGCTGAAGGCAAGAATGTGAAGATGATCATGCACCATGAGACTTCTTCTTCAGTTCGTAACTACGAGCGTCATATGGATGCAGCATACCAGTTTATGAAAGACAACGGTTATGATGCAGTGAAGAGTGGTTATGTAGGTGATATCCTGCCACGTGGTGAAAACCACTACAGCCAGTGGATCGTGAACCACTACCAGTATGCTTTGGAAAAAGCAGCAGAGTACCAGATTATGATCAATGCGCACGAGGCAGTTCGTCCTACAGGTATTGCACGTACTTACCCTAACCTGATCGGTAACGAGTCAGCAAGAGGTACAGAGTATCAGGCATTCGGTGGTAGCAAGCCTTTCCACGTAAGTGTCCTGCCTTTCACGCGTCTGATTGGTGGTCCAATGGACTATACGCCGGGTATCTTCGAGATGGATATCTCAAAACTGAACCCTAACAACCACTCTCATGTAAATGCGACAATCGCTAACCAGTTGGCACTGTACGTGACAATGTACAGCCCACTGCAAATGGCAGCTGACCTTCCTGAAAACTACAAGCGTTTTATGGATGCGTTCCAGTTTATCAAGGATGTGGCAGTAGATTGGGATGAGAGCAAGTACCTGGAAGCAGAACCAGGCAAATACATTACAATCGCTCGTCGTGAGAAAGGTTCTAACAACTGGTTTGTAGGTAACGTTGCAGGTGACGAGGCTTATGTATCCAAAATCTCTTTCGACTTCCTGGAGCCAGGCAAAACGTATGTAGCAACTATCTACAGCGATGCGAAAGATGCTGATTACAAGACAAACCCTCAAGCATACAATATCCGTAAGGTGTTGGTGAACAGCAAGTCTAAACTGACACAGCGTTCAGTAGCAGCAGGTGGTTATGCAATCAGCTTGATTGAAGTGACAGACAAGAGCCAGAAGAAAGGTTTGAAGAAGTTGTAATTCAATCAAGTACCCTATATAAAGTTGACCTCTCAGGTGATTTGCCTGAGGGGTCTTTTTTTGTTTTACGTAGTCATCATACTTACAGGTATTTATAAGTATATCAGCTCAATCATTTCTATTGAACAGTCAGTCAATTACCTTTTCTGATTCAAAATATAGTTTTTCAGCTTTGGAAAGTTTGTATATTTACGGGAACTGAACAGTCTGTAACATTGAACGAGAAACATAAATTGCATAAAACCAGCAAGAAACTATTTTAAAAGTGACTCCTGTAATCAGCATAAGCCCTTGTTGGGAGCAGAACAGATGTTCATAACTAAACTTTACAAAGAGCAACAGCTTTAACTAGGATCTAATGAAAAGAATTTTTTTAGCAATCAGCTTACTACCAGTATTATGGGCATTTTCGCCAAGTCAAAATGTACAGGTTGCCATCTTTGAGCAATTGTCAATTGATGTTCCATCAACGTTTAGCCAACTTGATCCTGAAGTACTAGATGAAAAGTACCATGACCAACCTTTTCATCCGGTATTGGAGCTGCATCAGGAGCAGGATTCTATAACCCTGATACTGTCAGATAACTTGAATCCACTTTCAGAAGGGGAGGTAGATAACCTAAGGGAGTTTTATGAAAACCATTTTAAGGGAATGTACCCAAATGCAGTTTGGTTGGATACCAAAACAGTAGATATCAACTCACTGCCTGTAGCCTATCTTGAAACATCCAATCAGGGTGAGTACTACTTGGTTTTCTTTACAGCTGTGGATGGCAGACAAATTCACATAGCCATTTCTGCAAAGAGTGAAAACCTTGACAGGGTAAGGGAAACATCTAGAGGTATTATGGAGTCATTAAAGAAAAGAGGCTAAGACCCAATAGGCTATTTTATTCTAAAAGCTATATATGATATAGATATAATAAAAGAGCGTCATTCCAACCTGATTTGGGATGACGCTCTTTGCTTTTAGCACTTATAGCTATAATTTTCAGGTTACTTTTTGGCTAACGAAAACTTGTGAGAAGTACTTCTCTTGTAGCCATTTATAACCAACCCATTTTGATCAATTTCTACAATGGCAAAACTGTTGTTATCAAGCCCATCATGATCTACCATCCCCAATTGTGTAATGTAATGAATCCCATTGATGGTCTGGAAATCTTCTTGGTGTACATGTCCCTGAAGTACAGCCAATACCTTTCCTGATTTTTCCATCAGCTTTTGAGCCCTTTCAAAATCTGTCACATAAAATGGGTCATTGTCTCGAGTAAAATTATATAAAGTAAAATGGCAGAATACGACCGTTGGCAAAGTTGTTTTCTCAAGGTCTTGCTCAAACCATTTCCACTGACCTTCCGGAATAATCGCTTCAGACCATTTAAAATCACCATGGTTATGATGGCTTCCATCAGGATGATAATTAGGGTCAAGTACTATAAAATGAAATCCATTCAGGTCAAAAGAATAATGTCCTTGATCTTTTGGGATACCTGTGTTTTCGACACCTTCAAGAAACTGCTTTTTTGAAATGCTATCAACATCATGGTTTCCAATACAGTGATATCTTGGTCCGTTAAACTTGGCAAATGCACCTTCTATTTCAGACAAGTAACGCAATGTATCCACTTCTTGCTTTTGTTCGTCCTGATCTTTTAAATCACCCAAATGAATCGCAAAATCCACTTTCTCTTTATTCAAAACTTCAACACAAGCTTCCAGCTTTTCTATTGACTGACGGTAAAATCTTGTCCCTGATTCAGGGCGATTGGCATAGTGGCTGTCCGTCAGTACTCCAAAGCGGATACTAGGTTGTTTACTTTGTGAAAACAAGCTTTTAGGAGCGAGAAATATTGCTCCAGTCAGGACTGATGAAGAAAGTAAAAAACGTCTGCGTGAAATGGTCCAGCTCATAGTGGTATCGACTTAGAATGATAAAGTACATTAGAGATTATCACGATTTCTATAATCTAAACAAGTGCATTAATATAAGAATAATCATATTCTCTATTTGCACTCACACAGGCAAATACTCGGTGTATAATCTTATTTCTAACAGCGTTAATGATTGACATCTTGTGTTTGCCTTGTTTTACTTTTCTGTGAAAGTAATCATAGAGTTCTCCTTTTCCCTTACCAATACTTGCTACTGCAGCCATATGCAATAACTTTTTCATGTCTTTGTTAGCCATATTGGATACTTTTGCTCTTCCTTTGATACTAATGCCTGAGGTATAGGCAAATGGAGCTACACCACTGTAGCAGGCGAACTTCCGTCCATCTCGGAGATCCTTGAATTCATTGGTCACAACCAGTAGT is a genomic window containing:
- a CDS encoding glycoside hydrolase family 97 protein, which codes for MKKNFILILLCLVTSIVSAQTELKSPDGKLTMEFNLAEGGVPTYSLTYKGKEVVKTSKLGFELKSDKSGQQFGSEIELKNKKADPKASLYDGFTLAAVDTTSFDETWKPVWGEESQIRNHYKELAVTLDQKTNDRKMVIRFRLFNDGLGFRYEFPEQKNLVYFVIKEEHTQFAMAGDHTAYWIPGDYDTQEYDYTVSRLSEIRGLMAGAIGGNLSQTSFSPTGVQTSLMLKSDDGLYINLHEAALIDYPCMHLNLDDKNFVFESWLTPDAVGDKGYMQAPRTTPWRTVIVSDDAREILASRMTLNLNEPCKIEDTSWIKPVKYIGVWWEMITGKSSWAYTNELSGVQLGETNFTEVNPNGVHGANTAHVKEYIDFAAEHGFDGVLVEGWNVGWEDWFGKSKDYVFDFVTPYPDFDVKGIQEYAEGKNVKMIMHHETSSSVRNYERHMDAAYQFMKDNGYDAVKSGYVGDILPRGENHYSQWIVNHYQYALEKAAEYQIMINAHEAVRPTGIARTYPNLIGNESARGTEYQAFGGSKPFHVSVLPFTRLIGGPMDYTPGIFEMDISKLNPNNHSHVNATIANQLALYVTMYSPLQMAADLPENYKRFMDAFQFIKDVAVDWDESKYLEAEPGKYITIARREKGSNNWFVGNVAGDEAYVSKISFDFLEPGKTYVATIYSDAKDADYKTNPQAYNIRKVLVNSKSKLTQRSVAAGGYAISLIEVTDKSQKKGLKKL
- a CDS encoding metallophosphoesterase family protein encodes the protein MSWTISRRRFLLSSSVLTGAIFLAPKSLFSQSKQPSIRFGVLTDSHYANRPESGTRFYRQSIEKLEACVEVLNKEKVDFAIHLGDLKDQDEQKQEVDTLRYLSEIEGAFAKFNGPRYHCIGNHDVDSISKKQFLEGVENTGIPKDQGHYSFDLNGFHFIVLDPNYHPDGSHHNHGDFKWSEAIIPEGQWKWFEQDLEKTTLPTVVFCHFTLYNFTRDNDPFYVTDFERAQKLMEKSGKVLAVLQGHVHQEDFQTINGIHYITQLGMVDHDGLDNNSFAIVEIDQNGLVINGYKRSTSHKFSLAKK
- a CDS encoding transposase encodes the protein METNKQLTMSLKQAEGFEDRQLTGLARKHFQPLLNQLDKQLKKVQLQIRQLIQEDEKLKQLTKIVTSVPGVGEIVCWKLLVVTNEFKDLRDGRKFACYSGVAPFAYTSGISIKGRAKVSNMANKDMKKLLHMAAVASIGKGKGELYDYFHRKVKQGKHKMSIINAVRNKIIHRVFACVSANREYDYSYINALV